A single genomic interval of Gammaproteobacteria bacterium harbors:
- a CDS encoding OPT/YSL family transporter, which produces MALQQLSEEQVRTWSRAQKDQWWFDNVFRGDMPQLTLRSASTGFLLGGILAATALYIAGKTGISIGVGLTSVILAFALFRALAGIGLVQDLSILENNCTQSIATAAGYMVTPLVSSLAAYMLVTGVIVPWWQMIIWTTTISILGVLVAFPMKRRFINEDQLPFPEGRACGVVLDSLYTGHAATGMFKARLLAFSAGLSAICQLVASDGWMKLLQFRILGMDRWAGMEEPWHVMERLDTYYYEAAARLHWWTPTILGTDIRQLGLRFTLDTAMLGVGGLMGIRIATSCMLGAFINFAVLAPLMIQHGDIKAYTDSAGVLVPISRGEIVNQWSLWWGVAMMVVGSMVSLFARPEIFVNAFRSMRKRERTGPDVLGHIELPLWLSFVGVPVFSVLGAAATHYFFGVPWLLAFVSLPLIFLLTVICTNSMALTSWTPTGALSKITQFSMGAIDRANPASNLIPAGMTAEIASNAANLLSDIKPGYMLGAKPRQQAIGHVIGIFAGSLCATPLFFLLFLPPDANGVRSVSTMVSDQFAMPAALQWKGVAELIARGLSALPQSAVIAMSLAAVAAVVFEVLRIRTRERFPVSAVSVGLGVVLPPESCLAMWMGALLFWWMGRKKPAPGTRAHDFWVEGCEPICAGLISGAALVGIGNAIVNVLI; this is translated from the coding sequence ATGGCGCTGCAACAGCTGAGCGAGGAGCAGGTACGCACCTGGAGCCGGGCGCAGAAAGACCAGTGGTGGTTTGACAATGTTTTCCGCGGCGACATGCCGCAACTGACCCTGCGCTCGGCGAGCACGGGCTTCCTGCTCGGTGGAATACTTGCGGCAACCGCGCTCTATATTGCCGGCAAGACCGGCATCTCGATCGGTGTCGGTCTGACTTCCGTGATACTCGCGTTCGCGCTGTTTCGCGCCCTTGCCGGAATCGGGCTGGTGCAGGACCTGAGCATCCTCGAGAACAATTGCACGCAATCGATCGCGACCGCCGCCGGCTACATGGTCACGCCGCTGGTATCGAGCCTGGCGGCCTACATGCTGGTTACCGGTGTGATCGTGCCGTGGTGGCAGATGATCATCTGGACCACCACGATCTCGATTCTCGGGGTGCTGGTGGCATTTCCGATGAAACGGCGCTTCATCAACGAGGACCAGTTGCCGTTTCCGGAGGGTCGTGCCTGCGGCGTGGTGCTCGATTCGCTGTATACGGGGCACGCCGCCACCGGCATGTTCAAGGCCAGGCTGCTCGCCTTCAGTGCCGGGCTGAGCGCGATTTGCCAGCTGGTTGCCAGCGATGGCTGGATGAAGCTGCTGCAATTCAGGATCCTCGGCATGGACCGATGGGCCGGCATGGAGGAACCGTGGCATGTCATGGAGCGGCTCGATACCTATTACTACGAGGCGGCTGCGCGGTTGCATTGGTGGACACCGACCATCCTGGGCACCGATATACGCCAGCTGGGATTGCGCTTCACGCTCGATACCGCGATGCTCGGCGTCGGTGGCCTGATGGGCATCCGTATTGCAACCAGCTGCATGCTGGGCGCCTTCATCAATTTTGCGGTGCTCGCGCCGCTGATGATCCAGCACGGCGATATCAAGGCCTATACCGATTCCGCCGGGGTGCTGGTGCCGATCTCGCGCGGCGAGATCGTCAACCAGTGGTCGTTGTGGTGGGGCGTGGCGATGATGGTGGTAGGGTCGATGGTCAGCCTGTTCGCCAGGCCGGAGATATTCGTCAATGCGTTCAGGTCGATGCGCAAGCGGGAAAGGACCGGGCCCGACGTGCTCGGTCATATCGAGCTGCCGTTGTGGCTGTCCTTCGTCGGGGTGCCGGTTTTCAGCGTGCTCGGCGCCGCGGCGACGCATTATTTCTTTGGCGTGCCCTGGTTGCTCGCTTTCGTGTCCTTGCCGCTGATCTTCCTGCTCACCGTCATCTGCACCAATTCGATGGCGCTGACCTCGTGGACACCAACCGGTGCGCTGTCCAAGATCACCCAGTTCTCGATGGGTGCGATCGATCGCGCCAATCCCGCCAGCAACCTGATCCCGGCGGGGATGACCGCGGAAATCGCTTCCAATGCCGCGAACCTGCTGTCCGACATCAAGCCCGGCTACATGCTGGGTGCCAAGCCGCGGCAACAGGCGATCGGTCACGTGATCGGCATATTCGCCGGCTCGCTGTGCGCGACGCCGCTGTTTTTCCTGCTGTTCCTGCCGCCCGATGCAAACGGTGTGCGCTCGGTTTCGACGATGGTCTCGGACCAGTTCGCGATGCCGGCCGCGTTGCAGTGGAAGGGTGTTGCGGAACTGATCGCCAGGGGGCTGTCGGCGCTGCCGCAGAGCGCGGTGATCGCGATGTCGCTGGCCGCCGTCGCGGCGGTGGTGTTCGAAGTGCTGCGTATCCGCACCCGCGAGCGATTCCCGGTTTCCGCGGTGTCGGTGGGTCTGGGCGTCGTGCTGCCCCCGGAGTCCTGCCTGGCAATGTGGATGGGCGCGCTGCTTTTCTGGTGGATGGGCCGCAAGAAGCCGGCGCCCGGCACCCGTGCTCATGATTTCTGGGTGGAAGGTTGCGAACCGATCTGCGCGGGCCTGATTTCCGGCGCCGCACTGGTCGGGATCGGTAACGCGATCGTCAACGTGCTGATCTGA
- a CDS encoding LuxR family transcriptional regulator, with product MRDTAKAPFTEIMVREGRLDNAALGQALADVIGHLGNARLVDRLASLLHVLVPANDIMVVVYRRGQPPELLYDQSAGLEGAANLELYLKGAYLLDPFYRAFADGVAPGCYRLKQLAPAAFRSSEYFRLHYARTGISDEIGYLLEPTADMCVHLSVGVREQQSRISAAQHRRLLDFEPLFAAIVRRHWAPHDAIVSRAINTQLDSALKFFGHDFLTDREVEVIQLLLRGHSTKSIAERLRISPETVKLHRKHSYAKLDVSSQAELFHLFIDALGSYQGGDPLTGYLSH from the coding sequence TTGCGCGATACCGCAAAAGCCCCGTTCACGGAGATCATGGTGCGCGAAGGCAGACTCGACAATGCCGCGCTGGGCCAGGCGCTGGCCGATGTCATCGGGCATCTCGGCAACGCCCGCCTCGTCGATCGCCTTGCCTCCCTGCTGCATGTGCTGGTGCCGGCCAATGACATCATGGTGGTGGTCTACCGCCGCGGCCAGCCACCCGAACTGCTCTACGACCAGAGCGCCGGACTCGAAGGTGCCGCCAACCTCGAACTGTATCTGAAAGGCGCCTATCTGCTCGACCCGTTCTATCGCGCTTTCGCCGACGGCGTGGCGCCCGGATGCTATCGTCTGAAACAGCTCGCGCCAGCCGCTTTTCGCTCCTCCGAGTATTTTCGCCTGCACTATGCGCGCACCGGCATCAGCGACGAAATCGGCTACCTGCTGGAGCCGACCGCGGATATGTGCGTGCATCTGTCAGTGGGGGTGCGTGAACAGCAGTCACGCATCAGCGCCGCGCAGCACCGTCGTCTGCTGGATTTCGAACCGCTGTTCGCCGCTATCGTGCGGCGTCACTGGGCGCCACACGATGCCATCGTCAGCCGTGCGATCAATACCCAGCTCGACTCCGCGCTCAAGTTTTTCGGTCACGACTTCCTGACCGATCGCGAAGTCGAGGTCATCCAGCTGCTGTTGCGCGGGCACTCGACCAAGTCGATCGCCGAACGGCTGCGCATCTCGCCGGAAACCGTCAAGCTGCATCGCAAACACAGCTACGCAAAGCTCGACGTGTCCTCCCAGGCGGAGCTGTTCCACCTGTTCATCGATGCGCTCGGCAGCTACCAGGGTGGCGATCCGCTGACCGGATACCTCAGTCACTGA
- the fumC gene encoding class II fumarate hydratase: protein MSGDTRREHDSLGVVEVPADALWGAQTERSRHNFPIGDQRFPAHFIVAFALVKKACAQANADLGNLDAAQAALIRQACDEIVAGRWDTQFPLSVWQTGSGTQTNMNLNEVIANRANQIRAADGGTCEPLHPNDHVNRAQSSNDVFPTVMHVATVLRCRARLEPALEQLRSALQERAMAFAGLLKSGRTHHMDATPVSLGQEFSAYVAQLDFCAATLREARESLLALALGGTAVGTGLNTPAGWRERACARVAEATGMEFHPAPDTFMALAAHEAMLKFSAALRLLASALLKIANDIRLLASGPRCGLGELLLPANEPGSSIMPGKVNPTQAEALTMVAVQVIGNDTAVAIAGSQGTLELNVYKPLIIHNVLQSLELLGDASSSFALRCVAGIEANRERLAYYLENTLMLATALNPHIGYEAAARIARHAHETGISLRQSGLELGLLSEEQFDLWVRPRDMVGDID from the coding sequence ATGAGCGGGGACACGCGTCGGGAGCACGATAGTCTCGGTGTGGTCGAGGTTCCGGCAGATGCGCTGTGGGGCGCGCAGACCGAACGTTCGCGGCACAATTTCCCGATCGGAGACCAACGTTTTCCGGCGCACTTCATCGTGGCCTTTGCCCTGGTCAAGAAAGCCTGCGCGCAGGCCAATGCGGATCTCGGCAATCTCGATGCCGCGCAGGCGGCGCTGATCAGGCAGGCTTGCGACGAGATCGTCGCAGGACGCTGGGACACGCAGTTCCCGCTCAGCGTGTGGCAAACCGGCAGCGGTACCCAGACCAACATGAATCTCAACGAGGTGATCGCCAACCGGGCCAACCAGATTCGCGCGGCGGATGGCGGCACCTGCGAGCCGCTGCATCCCAACGATCACGTCAACCGGGCGCAGTCATCGAACGATGTATTCCCGACCGTGATGCATGTGGCGACGGTGCTGCGCTGCCGGGCGCGGCTCGAGCCGGCGCTGGAGCAATTGCGCAGCGCGCTGCAGGAACGTGCGATGGCGTTCGCGGGGCTGCTCAAATCGGGCCGTACGCATCATATGGACGCCACCCCGGTCAGCCTCGGGCAGGAGTTCTCGGCCTACGTGGCGCAACTCGATTTCTGTGCGGCGACCTTGCGCGAGGCGCGCGAATCGTTGCTCGCACTGGCGCTCGGCGGCACTGCGGTGGGCACCGGGCTGAACACGCCCGCCGGCTGGCGCGAGCGTGCATGCGCACGCGTCGCCGAAGCCACGGGCATGGAATTTCATCCGGCTCCCGACACCTTCATGGCGCTGGCCGCGCACGAGGCAATGCTGAAATTCAGCGCTGCGCTGCGCCTGCTGGCGAGTGCATTGCTGAAGATCGCCAACGATATCCGCCTGCTTGCGAGCGGGCCGCGCTGCGGTCTCGGGGAATTGTTGTTGCCGGCCAACGAGCCGGGCAGTTCGATCATGCCGGGCAAGGTCAATCCGACCCAGGCCGAGGCCTTGACGATGGTCGCGGTGCAGGTGATCGGCAACGATACCGCGGTCGCGATCGCCGGCAGCCAGGGCACGCTCGAGCTCAACGTCTACAAGCCGCTGATCATCCACAACGTGCTGCAGTCGCTGGAGTTGCTGGGCGATGCGAGCTCGAGTTTCGCGCTGCGTTGCGTCGCGGGGATAGAGGCCAACCGGGAACGGCTCGCGTACTACCTGGAAAACACCCTGATGCTGGCAACCGCGCTGAACCCGCATATCGGTTACGAGGCGGCGGCGCGAATCGCCCGCCATGCGCACGAAACGGGGATCTCGCTCAGACAGTCCGGACTGGAACTGGGGCTGCTGAGCGAGGAGCAATTCGATCTCTGGGTGCGGCCGCGGGACATGGTGGGGGATATCGATTGA
- a CDS encoding amidase → MREDEYIACDATRLAQLVREREVSATQLLELALARLARWNPAINAVVIDLAARARRAIVNGLPDGPFSGVPFLVKDLDGFLAGAEFTASSRALLGFVPPRDSELFLRYQRAGLVICGKTNTPELGLLGTTESELRGPARNPWNPAYSTGGSSGGSAAAVAARIVPMAHAGDGGGSIRIPASACGLFGIKPTRARTPLGPDESELWSGFVVRHAVTRTVRDSAALLDATRGDDPGAPYSAPAMERSCLEETARDPGRLRIAFSTASLFGRSTHPDCIAAVHDAAALLESLGHEVVEAAPPLEREVLVHAYMVVVATCTAAAVREMARLQGRRIAARELEPGTQFLALLGESLPAAEFEVARQHFHGAARTMAPFFAVHDVFLDATMAYPPPAIGQWDLPLYLKAAIRGIARFTPRAVLMRALDHFAASGLERTANTMFFNMSGQPAMSVPLQHNAAGLPIGVQFVARFGDEATLFRLAAQLEQARPWNGRRPREP, encoded by the coding sequence ATGCGCGAGGACGAGTACATCGCCTGCGACGCAACCCGGCTCGCGCAACTGGTACGCGAACGCGAGGTCAGTGCGACGCAATTGCTCGAGCTGGCCCTGGCGCGGCTGGCGCGCTGGAACCCGGCCATCAATGCCGTGGTGATCGATCTCGCCGCGCGAGCACGCAGGGCGATCGTCAACGGCTTGCCTGACGGCCCATTCAGCGGGGTGCCGTTCCTGGTAAAGGATCTGGACGGCTTTCTGGCTGGAGCCGAATTCACCGCCTCGAGCCGCGCACTGCTTGGCTTCGTGCCGCCGCGCGACAGTGAATTGTTCCTGCGCTACCAGCGCGCCGGACTGGTGATCTGCGGCAAGACCAATACCCCGGAACTCGGTCTGCTCGGTACCACCGAGAGCGAGCTGCGCGGTCCGGCCCGCAACCCCTGGAATCCCGCGTATTCGACCGGCGGCTCATCGGGTGGCTCGGCGGCCGCGGTCGCGGCGCGCATCGTGCCGATGGCGCATGCCGGCGATGGCGGCGGATCGATCCGCATTCCGGCCTCCGCCTGTGGTCTGTTCGGCATCAAGCCCACCCGCGCGCGCACCCCGCTCGGGCCCGACGAAAGCGAACTGTGGAGCGGCTTCGTGGTACGCCACGCGGTGACCCGCACGGTGCGCGACAGCGCCGCGCTGCTCGACGCCACGCGCGGCGACGATCCGGGCGCACCCTACTCCGCTCCGGCCATGGAACGCTCCTGTCTCGAGGAAACCGCCCGCGATCCGGGACGCCTGCGGATCGCGTTCTCGACCGCCTCACTGTTCGGACGCAGCACTCACCCGGATTGCATTGCCGCGGTGCACGATGCCGCCGCGCTGCTCGAATCGCTCGGTCACGAGGTGGTGGAAGCCGCGCCACCGCTCGAGCGCGAAGTGCTGGTGCATGCCTACATGGTGGTGGTGGCCACCTGCACCGCCGCCGCGGTGCGCGAGATGGCCCGCCTGCAGGGCCGCAGGATCGCAGCGCGCGAACTCGAGCCAGGCACGCAGTTCCTGGCATTGCTCGGAGAGTCGCTGCCGGCCGCGGAATTCGAGGTCGCACGACAACATTTCCACGGCGCCGCGCGCACCATGGCGCCGTTCTTTGCCGTGCACGATGTGTTTCTGGACGCCACCATGGCTTACCCGCCGCCGGCGATCGGCCAATGGGATCTGCCGCTGTACCTGAAGGCCGCAATCCGCGGCATCGCGCGGTTCACGCCGCGCGCCGTGCTGATGCGTGCCCTGGATCATTTTGCCGCCTCCGGCCTGGAGCGCACCGCGAATACGATGTTTTTCAACATGAGCGGTCAACCGGCGATGAGCGTGCCGCTGCAACACAATGCCGCGGGCCTGCCGATCGGGGTGCAATTCGTGGCGCGCTTCGGCGACGAGGCCACATTGTTCAGACTCGCCGCACAGCTCGAGCAGGCGCGGCCGTGGAACGGGCGCCGACCGCGGGAACCCTGA
- a CDS encoding phosphatase PAP2 family protein has translation MEAAMQWGIALILQIQAHRTPMLDDFFRQITTLGSTAHMFIVPFLIWSLSYRFGSRLLITLLLSTFVNFALKDLWSQPRPFDLDSRIGPDREIGYGIPSGHAQHTMVEWGLIANWIANPWFTALAVILIVLIGLSRIYLGVHFPTDVLAGWALAGLILLLHIRYAERIATRLASLALGVQIAAAAAVSLLFVLVYALVLQDRYLVGVAGLFFGAGSGIALCRRYLVAPEGGAWWQRLLRYVLGIVVLLTWVSQSGKWVPGTYDTSYFVIIYLINMMGGLWLTAGAPALFQVTRLVPRPGTAS, from the coding sequence ATGGAAGCAGCCATGCAATGGGGAATCGCGTTGATCCTGCAGATTCAGGCTCACCGCACGCCGATGCTCGACGATTTTTTTCGCCAGATCACCACGCTTGGCAGCACGGCCCACATGTTCATCGTGCCGTTCCTGATCTGGAGCCTGAGCTATCGCTTCGGCTCGCGCCTGCTGATCACGCTGCTGCTGTCGACATTTGTCAATTTCGCGCTGAAGGACCTGTGGTCGCAGCCACGGCCTTTCGACCTGGATTCGCGCATCGGACCCGATCGCGAGATCGGCTACGGCATTCCCAGCGGACATGCGCAGCACACGATGGTCGAATGGGGCCTGATCGCCAACTGGATCGCAAACCCCTGGTTCACGGCGCTCGCGGTAATACTGATCGTGCTGATCGGTTTGTCGCGGATCTATCTCGGCGTGCACTTTCCGACCGATGTGCTCGCAGGCTGGGCGCTGGCGGGACTGATCCTGCTGCTCCACATCCGCTATGCCGAGCGCATCGCCACCCGCCTCGCCTCGCTCGCGCTCGGGGTGCAGATCGCCGCCGCCGCCGCGGTTTCGCTGCTGTTCGTGCTGGTCTACGCACTGGTGCTGCAGGATCGTTACCTGGTCGGCGTGGCTGGATTGTTTTTTGGCGCGGGCAGCGGCATCGCCTTGTGCCGACGCTATCTGGTGGCACCCGAGGGCGGCGCATGGTGGCAGCGGCTGCTGCGTTATGTGCTTGGCATCGTGGTGCTGCTGACCTGGGTCAGCCAATCGGGGAAATGGGTGCCGGGCACGTACGACACCAGCTATTTCGTGATCATCTACCTGATCAATATGATGGGTGGTCTGTGGCTGACCGCCGGCGCGCCGGCACTGTTCCAGGTCACCAGGCTGGTGCCACGACCCGGCACCGCGAGTTGA